A genomic segment from Legionella quinlivanii encodes:
- a CDS encoding L-tyrosine/L-tryptophan isonitrile synthase family protein: MNKTSPQKTTCQVGLDQKNEAVISAHFMDKINGNSELDLYTSEAFLKRATYVSPDWMFNGLIPVLLNASQQFVTERVAAVKKRVLCYFREYGLNEARDIGTAECIAEVMFDRQFLKGRKSNYSRLALAAQIKELIKNKQPVKMVIPALPYKSSSPLKSRGILPDLSEVNFLLSLAEIARTITLIYGEQTSAPPRLAKFTVISDGSRFNRFLNEPLENIHHYQQRLNWWIDQLKIGDYVEIADYQQDIVKSLPKTLWLQKNSIRNQVIQLYSEVMIPILNPLAMTQTLNDAIARDPDPETDYAEGRFVPLFKSLLYTISYQCLQNYALIHGMEYDRLYTEIMRRIFKPYQTADKEQEDLRQAMLQEAWLAAIHYIAEIRSDRDLDDDPVLVCFPDAIRWTIHAKRGQLALLTTAGQGDPVQPWHGSSICQLTRTSKIKFYTHPVLLLEGKGATPILVEDPQDRLGLKNQPLFYVSADICFKDSGDLLHQIENLLTRKRKL; this comes from the coding sequence ATGAACAAAACCAGCCCTCAAAAAACGACTTGCCAGGTAGGTCTGGATCAGAAAAATGAGGCCGTAATCAGCGCTCATTTTATGGATAAAATTAATGGGAATAGCGAGTTAGATTTATACACTTCAGAAGCATTTTTAAAGCGCGCTACCTATGTTTCTCCTGACTGGATGTTTAATGGCTTAATCCCCGTGCTTCTAAACGCATCGCAACAGTTTGTAACAGAACGAGTTGCTGCTGTAAAAAAAAGAGTGCTTTGCTATTTCAGGGAGTATGGGCTGAATGAGGCAAGGGATATTGGAACAGCAGAATGTATTGCAGAGGTGATGTTTGATCGCCAGTTCCTGAAAGGGCGTAAAAGCAATTACTCGCGCCTGGCTTTGGCCGCTCAGATTAAAGAACTGATTAAAAACAAACAGCCGGTTAAAATGGTCATTCCTGCGCTTCCCTATAAGTCGTCCTCGCCGCTAAAAAGCCGAGGCATACTGCCGGATTTATCGGAAGTCAATTTTTTACTGAGCCTGGCCGAAATAGCCAGAACCATCACCCTTATTTATGGGGAGCAGACTTCGGCGCCGCCACGTCTGGCCAAATTTACAGTGATTTCAGACGGAAGCCGATTTAACCGCTTTTTAAATGAGCCGCTTGAGAATATTCATCACTATCAGCAGCGGCTAAACTGGTGGATTGATCAATTAAAAATTGGAGACTATGTTGAGATAGCCGACTACCAGCAAGACATTGTAAAGTCGCTGCCCAAGACACTGTGGTTACAGAAAAATAGTATTAGAAATCAGGTCATTCAGTTATACAGTGAAGTAATGATTCCCATTTTGAATCCCTTGGCAATGACGCAGACCTTAAATGATGCTATCGCACGTGATCCTGATCCCGAAACTGATTATGCAGAAGGCCGATTTGTTCCTCTTTTCAAGTCGCTGTTGTATACCATTTCCTACCAGTGCTTACAAAATTATGCGCTTATACACGGCATGGAATATGACCGGCTGTACACGGAAATTATGCGCCGCATTTTTAAACCTTATCAAACAGCAGACAAAGAGCAGGAAGATTTACGGCAGGCAATGCTGCAGGAAGCCTGGTTGGCGGCTATTCATTATATTGCTGAAATCAGAAGCGACAGAGATTTAGATGATGATCCTGTCCTCGTCTGTTTTCCTGATGCTATTCGCTGGACTATTCATGCAAAGCGCGGTCAGTTAGCCTTGTTAACCACCGCAGGACAGGGAGATCCTGTCCAACCCTGGCACGGCAGCTCGATATGCCAGCTAACCAGAACCAGTAAGATTAAATTCTATACCCATCCGGTTCTCTTATTGGAAGGCAAGGGGGCAACTCCCATCCTGGTTGAAGATCCCCAAGACCGCTTGGGGTTAAAAAACCAGCCTTTGTTTTATGTAAGTGCTGATATTTGTTTTAAGGATAGCGGCGATCTGTTGCATCAGATCGAGAATTTGTTAACGAGAAAACGAAAGTTATGA
- a CDS encoding alpha-hydroxy acid oxidase, translating into MNPVKVADYRGLAQSLLRADVFDYIDGGACDEITKSNNRQALNEISIRPCCLRDVSSIDLSVTVFGSRLSFPLLIAPMAFHQLVDKEGEPDTSVAAKECGVNLIVSCMSNRSLEEIAGSAGSEHLWAQLYIFKDRALTQLLIHRIEQAGYKAIVLTVGVPVGGKRERDLRNQFSLSESLTTGNFKTEINKQPIYHFITEHLDPSLTWKDIEWLQSITRLPIILKGILNPVDAEEACQRNIAGIVVSNHGGRQLDTAESAITALPDIVRTAAGRTMVFVDGAIERGTDVFKALALGADAVLIGRPVLWAMAVGGKNELVNMLELLKDEFALAMKLTGCRTIQDIKNYTPFIGRPG; encoded by the coding sequence ATGAATCCAGTGAAAGTCGCAGATTACAGAGGGTTGGCTCAAAGCCTGCTTAGGGCTGATGTGTTTGATTATATCGATGGCGGCGCCTGCGATGAAATCACCAAATCAAATAATAGACAGGCTCTCAATGAAATCAGCATTCGTCCCTGTTGTCTGCGCGATGTATCCAGTATAGACCTGTCAGTAACTGTGTTTGGTTCGAGGCTATCTTTTCCCTTATTGATTGCCCCTATGGCCTTTCATCAGCTGGTTGACAAGGAAGGCGAGCCGGACACCAGTGTAGCGGCGAAGGAATGCGGGGTCAATCTGATAGTCAGTTGTATGTCTAACCGCTCGCTTGAGGAGATTGCCGGTTCGGCCGGAAGTGAGCATTTGTGGGCCCAATTATACATTTTTAAAGACAGAGCCTTAACGCAATTATTAATTCACCGGATAGAGCAAGCTGGTTATAAAGCGATTGTGTTAACCGTTGGAGTGCCTGTTGGCGGAAAACGGGAACGTGATCTTCGAAATCAATTTTCTCTTTCAGAGTCACTGACAACGGGTAATTTCAAAACTGAAATCAACAAGCAGCCGATTTATCATTTTATCACCGAGCATCTCGATCCCTCCTTAACGTGGAAGGATATAGAATGGCTGCAATCGATTACCAGACTGCCAATTATTCTTAAAGGCATTCTTAATCCTGTAGATGCCGAGGAAGCCTGCCAGAGAAACATTGCCGGAATCGTTGTTTCCAATCATGGCGGACGTCAACTGGACACAGCCGAATCAGCGATCACCGCCCTGCCGGATATCGTTCGCACGGCGGCAGGTCGAACGATGGTCTTTGTCGATGGAGCCATAGAGCGAGGAACCGATGTGTTTAAAGCGCTGGCTCTTGGCGCAGACGCGGTACTAATCGGCCGGCCGGTATTATGGGCAATGGCGGTTGGCGGCAAAAATGAGCTGGTCAACATGTTAGAATTATTAAAGGATGAATTTGCCCTGGCAATGAAATTGACTGGATGCAGGACGATTCAGGATATTAAAAATTATACTCCATTTATTGGTCGGCCAGGATGA
- a CDS encoding putative DNA-binding domain-containing protein — MKFEEVSESLQNSMLTLEPVVKPHLCQPPRGSIEDRISIYANGYYNRLEEALMDDYPVLVAIMGGSNFHNMSRNYIHAYPSSHYSLDLFGQNLSQFLFETLPYSRKPYLSEIAAFEWAQSDAITSHDADLLCEADLQKLSPEEWLNLKFYLHPSCRVIDMHWNSLMLIETPGKSQPKKLKTPQFVLIWRRQLDVLNYKLSPLEFILIQAIQSGAAFMEICDQISSKMEEKEAAAYIVQKLHFWLNSQLLVKPG, encoded by the coding sequence ATGAAATTTGAGGAAGTTTCGGAATCACTGCAAAACTCCATGCTGACCTTGGAACCTGTTGTTAAGCCTCATCTTTGTCAGCCGCCGCGCGGCTCTATTGAAGATCGCATTTCAATCTATGCGAATGGATATTACAATCGGCTCGAAGAAGCACTGATGGATGATTATCCTGTACTGGTTGCCATAATGGGAGGCTCGAATTTTCATAATATGAGCCGGAACTATATCCATGCTTATCCTTCGTCCCATTACTCGCTCGATTTATTCGGACAAAATCTTAGCCAGTTTCTTTTTGAAACACTGCCTTATAGCAGGAAACCTTATTTGAGTGAAATTGCTGCCTTTGAATGGGCGCAATCGGATGCCATAACCAGCCATGATGCGGATCTTCTTTGTGAGGCTGATTTACAGAAATTATCGCCAGAAGAATGGCTTAATCTGAAGTTTTATCTTCATCCTTCCTGTAGAGTTATTGACATGCACTGGAATAGCCTGATGCTGATTGAAACTCCAGGAAAGAGTCAGCCTAAAAAGCTTAAAACTCCACAGTTTGTATTGATTTGGCGGCGCCAGCTTGATGTATTAAATTATAAGCTTTCCCCTCTTGAATTCATTTTGATACAAGCCATCCAGTCGGGGGCGGCCTTTATGGAAATTTGCGATCAGATTTCCAGTAAAATGGAAGAAAAAGAAGCAGCAGCCTACATCGTGCAAAAATTACATTTCTGGTTGAACAGTCAATTGCTTGTAAAACCAGGGTAG
- a CDS encoding DUF692 domain-containing protein, with amino-acid sequence MENKNSAHTSGMGLGLRPDHYQYILERHPDIDCFEILTENYLVDGGRPLYYLDKIREHYPMSMHGVSLSIGNVDPLNEQYLKRVKQLADRIQVKWISDHLCWTGAHQRNMHDLLPLPYTEEMISHIVKRVRYVQDFYQRPLLLENVSSYISYQASEMTEWEFLTEIANRADCLILLDINNIYVSAFNHGFDALTYIDSIPVNRVQQFHLAGHLNCEDYIIDTHDHPIIPEVWELYAAAVKRFGNVSTIIERDDNIPPFEELMQELDYARTIKLNSLSPIKARLEHEI; translated from the coding sequence ATGGAAAACAAGAATTCAGCCCATACCTCTGGTATGGGCTTAGGTTTGCGTCCTGATCATTATCAATATATTTTAGAACGGCATCCAGACATTGATTGCTTTGAAATTCTCACTGAAAACTATCTGGTTGACGGAGGACGGCCGCTTTATTACCTGGACAAAATTCGTGAACATTACCCCATGAGTATGCATGGGGTTTCTTTGTCTATTGGGAATGTGGATCCTCTTAATGAACAGTATTTAAAAAGAGTTAAACAGTTAGCTGATCGCATTCAGGTCAAGTGGATTTCTGACCACCTCTGCTGGACGGGGGCGCATCAGCGTAATATGCATGATCTGCTGCCGCTGCCCTATACCGAAGAAATGATTTCTCATATCGTTAAACGGGTTAGATACGTGCAGGATTTTTATCAAAGACCGCTCTTATTGGAAAATGTGTCCAGTTATATCAGTTATCAGGCCTCAGAAATGACTGAATGGGAGTTTCTTACTGAAATTGCAAATCGTGCTGACTGCCTGATTTTGCTGGATATTAATAATATCTATGTCAGTGCTTTTAATCATGGTTTTGATGCGTTGACCTACATTGATTCTATTCCTGTCAACCGGGTCCAGCAATTTCATTTGGCGGGTCATTTGAATTGTGAGGATTATATTATTGATACTCATGATCATCCCATCATTCCAGAAGTATGGGAACTTTACGCCGCTGCAGTGAAACGCTTTGGAAATGTTTCCACAATCATCGAGCGCGATGATAATATTCCACCTTTCGAGGAGCTAATGCAGGAATTAGACTACGCAAGGACAATTAAGCTAAACTCTTTATCCCCGATAAAAGCGAGGCTGGAACATGAAATTTGA
- a CDS encoding cyclic nucleotide-binding domain-containing protein: protein MDVVIVGGGASGIAAAFTLANENHNVTIIEELEHLGGHCFGVKVCDNQGQSWVLDAGVTDFNQDQFHHFKQFIDFFKIPYHPINQSLSIIDEGNNLVFANIDGRVFIRKNCPLDEEFYIKEINRFRTESLEFLLSNPNSEISLGNYLKNQSYSKIFSEEYIYPRATACFQVSNTNPENYRLIPLLQFWQIHGIIGPTGKRMALNDGMFSYTEVFKDWFIKKNSNNQILLNQRVLGIARHGHKISIRASSTSGETISLSFDHVIVSINPYHAISLFEDAKKYEKNLLVNFPWQRATFTIHSDSSIMPTEKAHWGGYNCLYAPEPSTILRPTITFYINKIKNLPAQIPDVFLTLNPFKQIDADKIYQQKFYIHPSMIHSSQISRQYMNEIQGENNTWYCGSYLIPPHVHESAFISGIEVANKLLQSVKSSSDLRNKSNYNPLYFSDFIEKLTVFSGLDPIIFHDIGLISTIESFPANTCIFQQHAPADGMYIIITGEVTIAAQSSMKIVATLGAGEVFGELGILANIPRTATAIAKTDSQVFFIQKNILDAIFNHSNYSAFIFTQRIINYVAQHIEQTCCKFNFTPIINKESGHPKAFNELSSRQKALVESFDIFSCLPEQHKQVYLKKSSFFYYDKKSGIPMAITNQFLLIMIEGEAQIIIEKNNQETMIIKINSGDIINPWFVSDIHMNCFKIIPTKKTFIAAFSPENLDYSKFTELVICIYKKIKIKLAELQNRINEL from the coding sequence ATGGATGTAGTTATTGTTGGAGGCGGCGCATCTGGTATTGCCGCTGCTTTCACTTTAGCCAATGAAAATCACAATGTGACTATCATTGAAGAACTCGAGCATCTGGGCGGGCATTGCTTTGGAGTGAAAGTCTGTGATAACCAGGGCCAGTCCTGGGTTCTGGATGCCGGCGTTACTGATTTTAACCAGGACCAATTTCATCATTTCAAACAATTTATCGATTTTTTCAAGATCCCTTATCATCCTATCAATCAAAGCCTATCGATTATAGATGAAGGTAATAACCTGGTATTTGCCAATATCGACGGCAGGGTCTTTATACGAAAAAACTGCCCTCTGGATGAGGAGTTCTATATAAAAGAAATAAACCGCTTCCGTACAGAAAGTCTGGAATTTTTGTTGAGCAATCCAAATTCAGAAATTTCCCTGGGTAATTATCTTAAGAACCAATCTTACAGCAAAATTTTTAGTGAAGAATATATTTATCCAAGAGCAACAGCCTGCTTTCAGGTTTCCAATACTAATCCTGAAAATTATCGTTTGATTCCATTACTTCAATTTTGGCAAATTCATGGAATTATTGGTCCCACTGGAAAACGAATGGCATTAAATGACGGGATGTTTAGTTATACTGAAGTATTCAAAGACTGGTTTATAAAAAAAAACAGTAATAATCAAATCCTGCTTAATCAACGAGTTCTTGGAATAGCTCGTCATGGTCATAAAATTTCTATTCGGGCAAGCAGTACCTCCGGAGAAACTATATCTCTGAGCTTTGATCATGTAATCGTCAGCATTAATCCATACCATGCCATCAGTCTGTTTGAAGATGCAAAAAAATATGAAAAGAATTTATTAGTCAATTTCCCCTGGCAGCGAGCGACATTCACTATTCATAGCGATAGCAGCATTATGCCAACAGAAAAAGCGCATTGGGGAGGATACAATTGCCTGTATGCTCCTGAACCCTCCACTATTTTAAGACCCACGATTACTTTTTATATCAATAAAATTAAAAATTTGCCTGCCCAGATTCCTGATGTCTTCCTGACACTTAATCCATTTAAACAGATTGATGCAGATAAAATCTATCAGCAGAAGTTTTATATTCACCCGTCTATGATCCATTCCAGCCAAATCAGCAGACAGTATATGAATGAAATTCAAGGGGAAAATAATACCTGGTATTGTGGCTCCTACCTAATACCGCCCCATGTCCATGAGTCTGCATTTATTAGTGGAATTGAAGTAGCTAACAAGCTCTTGCAAAGCGTAAAAAGCTCATCCGATTTAAGAAATAAATCCAACTATAATCCATTATATTTTAGCGATTTTATTGAAAAACTAACTGTCTTTTCTGGTCTTGATCCGATTATATTTCATGATATTGGTCTAATATCAACGATTGAATCATTTCCAGCGAACACTTGTATATTTCAGCAACATGCTCCAGCAGATGGAATGTACATCATTATTACGGGTGAAGTTACGATTGCAGCTCAATCCAGTATGAAGATAGTAGCGACCCTTGGCGCGGGAGAAGTATTCGGCGAGCTTGGCATTTTAGCGAATATCCCAAGAACGGCAACTGCCATTGCCAAAACTGATAGCCAGGTATTCTTTATTCAAAAAAATATTCTGGATGCAATATTCAATCATTCCAACTATTCAGCCTTTATATTCACCCAGAGAATTATCAACTATGTGGCACAGCACATAGAACAAACCTGTTGCAAATTTAATTTCACACCCATAATCAACAAGGAATCGGGACACCCGAAGGCATTTAATGAGCTGAGCAGCAGGCAAAAAGCCCTCGTTGAGTCTTTCGATATATTTTCTTGTTTGCCGGAGCAGCATAAACAAGTTTATTTAAAAAAAAGCAGCTTTTTTTATTATGATAAAAAATCTGGTATTCCCATGGCAATTACCAATCAATTCCTGCTGATAATGATCGAGGGAGAAGCCCAAATTATCATAGAAAAGAATAATCAGGAAACTATGATTATCAAAATCAACTCTGGAGATATAATAAATCCCTGGTTTGTTTCTGACATTCATATGAACTGTTTTAAAATAATCCCCACTAAAAAAACCTTTATTGCAGCCTTTTCACCTGAGAACCTCGACTATTCTAAATTCACAGAACTTGTTATTTGCATTTATAAAAAAATCAAAATTAAACTCGCTGAATTACAAAATCGCATCAATGAGTTGTAA
- a CDS encoding outer membrane protein, with protein MKKLIVITANCMIAMNVAGVVYANDAQNPFSNHWTGLYAGANGGLVVNSVQLKSQQSGFIDLDERCNASPHFSSFFPGLQLGYIHQFANDFVTGIEADIRFNSHPNEALNCDCPFNSNVSDRFTFKNQRQNSIKARVGRALSWNNNNLLPYVTAGASFAHLGLTYQNEGNDYYSTNTSHAGWLIGAGLEWGLGENWSLRAEYHHVDYGNPLRLQIPSVYGLFDPNGNARIDLSSNSVVLAINYWI; from the coding sequence ATGAAAAAACTTATAGTAATAACTGCAAATTGTATGATAGCAATGAATGTGGCTGGGGTAGTTTATGCAAATGATGCTCAGAATCCATTTTCAAATCACTGGACGGGATTATATGCTGGCGCAAACGGAGGATTGGTAGTTAATAGCGTTCAGTTAAAATCACAACAATCAGGTTTTATTGACCTTGATGAACGTTGTAATGCCAGCCCCCATTTTTCAAGCTTTTTCCCTGGCCTCCAACTGGGGTATATACATCAATTCGCTAACGATTTTGTAACGGGCATAGAAGCGGATATCCGCTTTAACAGCCATCCAAATGAAGCACTAAACTGCGACTGTCCCTTTAATTCCAATGTCTCCGATCGCTTCACCTTTAAGAATCAGAGACAAAACTCTATTAAAGCCCGAGTGGGGCGAGCTCTGAGCTGGAATAATAACAATCTTCTACCCTATGTGACCGCAGGCGCGAGCTTTGCACATCTCGGATTGACCTACCAGAATGAAGGAAATGATTATTATTCAACCAATACCAGCCATGCAGGATGGTTAATCGGCGCAGGTTTAGAATGGGGATTGGGTGAGAACTGGTCTTTGCGAGCAGAGTATCATCATGTTGATTATGGAAACCCGCTTAGATTACAAATACCCAGCGTCTATGGTTTATTCGATCCTAATGGTAATGCCCGCATTGATTTGAGCTCTAACAGTGTTGTTTTAGCGATTAATTACTGGATTTGA
- a CDS encoding calcium/sodium antiporter: MITELILFALGFILILKGGDLFVNSSTMIAYRLKIPRFIIGGTIVSLATTAPEFVVSATASYLGDSGIALGNALGSAIANIGLIVSLTAIIAPISVELLPFKRRALWMLFTTLFVFIFAWNLEISRWGGVFLVISALVYLLLNLVKARSERRKTTATGETIILEADASMGKSILYFGLGIVLVISGSWLLVNSGTAIATALKIPSFIIGLTVVAVGTSLPELITAIKSAKKNVSDLSISNIIGANILNLGLITGTAAIIRPLTMDLFTKYYAFSWVFIMIIGIMLIFWKSGKMTKRHGLIMLLLDGVYVIGLLVFPLVLPGAMG; the protein is encoded by the coding sequence ATGATTACTGAGCTGATTTTGTTTGCGTTGGGATTTATTCTCATCCTCAAGGGTGGGGATTTATTTGTAAATTCAAGTACGATGATTGCCTATCGCCTGAAAATTCCAAGATTTATTATTGGTGGAACCATTGTCAGTCTTGCCACAACCGCTCCCGAGTTTGTGGTGTCGGCTACCGCAAGTTATCTGGGCGACTCGGGAATCGCCCTGGGTAACGCTCTGGGGTCTGCTATAGCCAACATTGGTTTAATCGTTAGTTTAACGGCCATTATTGCCCCCATTTCAGTTGAACTCCTTCCTTTTAAAAGACGCGCGCTATGGATGCTGTTCACTACGCTATTTGTTTTCATTTTTGCATGGAATCTTGAAATTAGCCGCTGGGGAGGGGTGTTCCTGGTTATTTCCGCCCTTGTTTACTTGCTATTAAATTTAGTAAAAGCTCGATCCGAGCGCAGAAAAACAACCGCGACAGGAGAAACCATAATCCTGGAAGCGGATGCTTCAATGGGCAAATCAATACTGTATTTTGGCCTTGGAATTGTCCTGGTGATATCAGGAAGCTGGTTGCTGGTAAATTCAGGAACCGCTATTGCGACTGCCTTGAAAATCCCTTCATTCATTATCGGGCTGACAGTCGTTGCGGTGGGCACTTCCTTGCCTGAATTGATTACCGCGATTAAATCCGCGAAAAAGAATGTGAGCGATCTCTCGATTAGCAATATCATCGGCGCCAATATTCTCAATCTAGGATTAATAACCGGAACTGCTGCAATTATCAGGCCGCTGACGATGGATTTATTTACGAAATATTACGCCTTTAGCTGGGTGTTCATTATGATTATCGGGATAATGCTGATCTTCTGGAAGTCAGGGAAAATGACAAAACGTCATGGTCTGATTATGCTTTTACTCGATGGTGTTTATGTCATTGGCTTATTGGTTTTTCCACTTGTTCTCCCTGGGGCGATGGGATAA
- a CDS encoding Y-family DNA polymerase encodes MFALIDCNNFYASCERLFRPDLQTTPIVVLSNNDGCVIARSNEAKALGIAMGAPYFQVKSLCKKMGVQVFSSNYALYGDLSNRVMRIIEDHWPDTEIYSIDEAFLNLCTLPLSQVTEFCQNLQKTIFKWVGIPVSIGIGPTKTLAKAANHVGKKILKTPVYSINGSADLWLKQMDAREIWGVGRQLAKRLNQIGIYTAEDLAKADHFLIKKKFSVVLQRTVLELNGVSCLELEEPEPRQSIMTSCSFGGLQSDYEQIQEAISHHAATASAKLRKQGLMTHYLSVFIRSSPFREDLKQYSNSIGFRLINPTDDVRVITKWAKHCLEKIYRKGVYYQKSGVLLSDLISKNYYQSDLFNQPSDQELERSHTLMKLMDSINTKYGSRTVRLAAEGFRKEWAMKRELMSPCYTTRWSDLPKAYAR; translated from the coding sequence ATGTTTGCACTCATTGACTGTAATAACTTTTATGCCAGCTGTGAACGGCTGTTTCGCCCCGATTTACAAACCACTCCAATTGTTGTTCTTAGTAATAATGATGGCTGCGTGATTGCGCGCTCCAATGAAGCCAAGGCACTTGGTATTGCAATGGGGGCACCTTACTTTCAAGTCAAGAGTCTGTGCAAGAAAATGGGAGTGCAGGTATTCTCATCAAACTATGCCTTATATGGGGATTTATCCAATCGCGTAATGAGAATCATCGAAGACCATTGGCCGGACACGGAAATTTATTCCATTGACGAGGCGTTTTTAAATTTGTGCACGCTGCCTTTGTCTCAGGTTACAGAATTCTGTCAGAATTTACAAAAAACTATTTTTAAATGGGTCGGTATTCCTGTTTCAATTGGAATTGGGCCGACTAAAACCCTGGCAAAAGCCGCTAATCATGTAGGAAAAAAGATCCTCAAAACGCCGGTTTATTCAATTAATGGCAGTGCAGATTTATGGCTTAAACAAATGGATGCGCGAGAGATTTGGGGAGTAGGGCGTCAATTAGCGAAACGATTGAACCAGATAGGCATTTATACAGCCGAAGATCTGGCCAAGGCTGATCACTTTTTAATTAAAAAGAAATTTAGTGTCGTCCTCCAACGTACGGTTTTAGAATTGAATGGAGTTTCCTGCCTTGAGTTGGAGGAGCCTGAACCCCGGCAGTCCATTATGACTTCATGCTCTTTCGGGGGGCTTCAGTCCGATTATGAGCAAATCCAGGAGGCCATTAGCCATCACGCGGCGACTGCATCGGCCAAGCTTAGAAAACAAGGTTTAATGACCCATTATTTATCGGTTTTTATTCGCTCAAGCCCATTTCGCGAAGATTTGAAACAGTATTCAAATTCGATCGGATTTCGTTTGATTAATCCCACAGATGATGTACGTGTTATCACTAAATGGGCGAAACATTGTCTAGAAAAGATTTATCGAAAAGGGGTTTATTATCAGAAGTCCGGTGTATTGCTTTCTGATTTAATCAGTAAAAACTATTATCAGTCCGATCTGTTTAATCAGCCCTCTGACCAGGAGCTGGAACGTTCTCATACCTTGATGAAGTTGATGGATAGCATTAATACCAAATACGGTTCAAGAACTGTAAGATTGGCTGCTGAAGGTTTCAGGAAGGAATGGGCGATGAAGCGGGAATTAATGTCCCCTTGCTACACGACGCGCTGGTCGGATCTCCCCAAAGCTTATGCCAGATAA
- a CDS encoding chemotaxis protein CheW, whose product MSEKPESYYLKFRLGEQIILVSLDSVYLILPIAQLQNIPQQHSALAGILNYHGQAVPVYHLYELLEASKVAYDLDTPIILCSLSSQCIGLFVSEVMEVCDVNEQLIQQPPKTWAYVKGIIKNETSSAWVLDLEQLLHWPQPCLERAHE is encoded by the coding sequence ATGAGCGAGAAGCCGGAATCTTATTACCTTAAATTCAGGCTAGGGGAGCAGATTATTTTAGTCTCTCTGGATTCTGTTTATCTCATTTTACCTATTGCACAGTTGCAAAACATTCCCCAACAGCATTCCGCTCTGGCAGGTATTCTTAATTATCATGGACAAGCGGTGCCTGTTTATCATTTATACGAACTGCTTGAAGCATCAAAAGTCGCCTACGATTTGGACACCCCTATCATTCTGTGTTCTCTATCTTCTCAATGTATCGGTTTATTTGTTTCTGAAGTGATGGAAGTCTGTGATGTCAATGAACAGCTTATACAGCAGCCGCCGAAAACCTGGGCTTATGTCAAAGGAATTATCAAAAATGAAACGTCATCAGCCTGGGTTTTGGATTTGGAGCAATTATTGCACTGGCCTCAACCTTGCCTGGAGCGTGCTCATGAATAA